Sequence from the Fibrobacter sp. UWR2 genome:
CCGCTACAACGCATTCCGCATTTTGCAGGCGGTCGTGAATTGTGGTATTCTTTTATGTGCAATTTTCCTGATGGTGAGCGGTATTATGCTTTCGAACCATGTGTTCGCATTCCTCGGGATTGAATCGGGTGCAAGCTTTGCCCGCACGGCGCACCTGCTCGCAAGCCACTGGTATTACGTGTTCATGTCGCTCCACATCGGGCTGCATGTGAGCCTGATTGCAAACCGCTTGGGACTTGCGGGTGCATTCAAGTCAAAGACTGCCCTAACTGCAACTCGCGTGGTTGCAATTCTTGTGGCAGGCTACGGAATTTACGCCTTCGCCATTCGCGGGCTTTGGAAATACATGTTCCTGCAGCAGCCCTTCTTCTTCTTTGACGCGGAACGCGGCTACGCCCTCTTTTTCGCGGACTATATCGCCATCGTCGTGCTGTTTGCCGTCGCGGTGCATTATACGGCGAAACTTACCAAATGATTTTTCGGAAAGTCGTTACTTAATTGCGATTCTTGAAGCGTCTTGCTGCCAACAAGCCCGTTTCAAAGAGCAGATACGTCGGTGCGCCCAGAAGTAGTTGGCTTATTATGTCGGGTGGAGTAAGGAGTGCGGCGAACAACAGGATTGCCACCACCACGTAGGGGCGCTTGCTGCAGACGGTTTCGTAATTCACGATGCCCGCACGGATTAACGCGTAGGTCACCAGCGGGAACTGGAACATGCATCCGAACGCAAGCGAAAGCCAGAGCGCGAGTGTTACCAGGTTAGAGACGCCAAATACGGGTTGCAGAGTCGTGCTTGCAAAGCTCATGCCGAACTGCACAATCAGCGGGAAGCAGACGACAAGGCAGAAGGCGACGCCTGCGATAAACAGCCCGCTGGTCATGGCCACGATGGAGCGGATGAATCGTTTCTCGTTATCGTATAGAGCAGGAAGCACGAACTGCCACATGTTCCAGGCGATGTAGGGCGAAAACAGCACGCAGTCCAGCAGAGCAGAAATCTTGAGCTGCAGCAGGAACACTTCCATCGGGGAAAAGTAATGGAGTGTGACGTCGCCCTGCAGGGCAATTTGCTTACAGAACCAGTCCAGAACGTAGGGTGAAACTAGGAACAGGGGCACGATGCCGATGGCAAGGGCGACAATAGAACGCAAAAGCGCCCGTCGGAGCGCTTCCAGGTGCGAAATCAGCGTAGCCTCTTGATCCTGCTTGGAGGTCATCAGCCTTTCTTTTCTTCTTCGGTTGCTGAGCGTGCCGAAGCATCGGCGGCTTTTTCCACCGTCTTCTGTAGGTCTTCAGCTTCTTCCTTCAGGGCGTCTTTCGCCTTCTTGTACTCGTTCTGGGCCTTGCCCAGGGAACGTGCAAGTTCAGGAATGCGCTTTGCCCCGAACAAAAGGAGCACCACGACCACAATCAGGATTATTTCTGGAATTCCGATGGACATTTTTTACCTGCCTTTTCGTAGAAATATAACATAATTTCTTTGTATATTTAAGGCAAAAGACAAAGGAGCTTATCATGAAGGTCGTTTTATTCAATGGAAGCCGTCGCGAAAAGGGTTGCACTTATACGGCGCTGAGCCTCGTGGCCGGCGAACTCAAGGCCGCTGGCATCGAGACGGAAATCTTCTTCGTGGGTGGCCGCGTGCTCAAGGGCGAAACCGATGCCGTTGTTCACGAAGCCAAGGAAATCCTTAAAACGGCCGACGCCGTCGTTTACGGATCTCCGGTGTACTACGCATCCCCGAGTGGCGAAATGCTGATGTTCCTGGACAGGCTTTACGGCATTGCCGAAGCGGAACTGCTCTTTAAGCCTGCCGCAACGGTTGCCTCTGCCCGCCGTGCAGGGACGAGCGCTACGCTTGATGCACTGAACAAGTATCCTGCATTTGCGCAGCAGCCCATGGTGGCATCGCGCTACTGGAATATGGTCCACGGTTCTAGCCCCGAAGATGTGCTGAAGGACGAAGAAGGCGTGCAGATTATGAAGGAACTGGGCCGCAACATGGCATGGATCCTGAAGAGCATCGAAGCGGGCAAGAAGGCGGGTGTAGAACAGCCCGTTGCCGAAAAGAAAATCTTCACGAACTTTATCCGCTAGATATAGTTTTTTCTATATTTGGCCGCAAAATGAAAGACCTTTTAGATTTTGATAGCGAGCATTTGTGGCATCCATATGCGGCGCTGAAAAATACTCCCGCAAGATTTCTTGCCAAGACAGCTCACGGAACAACGATTGAAACGGCAGACGGCTTGAAACTGATTGACGCCGTGTCTAGCTGGTGGTGCATGGCGCACGGACACAACGCCCCTGAAATTGTCGAGGCAATTCAGAAGCA
This genomic interval carries:
- a CDS encoding twin-arginine translocase TatA/TatE family subunit, encoding MSIGIPEIILIVVVVLLLFGAKRIPELARSLGKAQNEYKKAKDALKEEAEDLQKTVEKAADASARSATEEEKKG
- the tatC gene encoding twin-arginine translocase subunit TatC is translated as MTSKQDQEATLISHLEALRRALLRSIVALAIGIVPLFLVSPYVLDWFCKQIALQGDVTLHYFSPMEVFLLQLKISALLDCVLFSPYIAWNMWQFVLPALYDNEKRFIRSIVAMTSGLFIAGVAFCLVVCFPLIVQFGMSFASTTLQPVFGVSNLVTLALWLSLAFGCMFQFPLVTYALIRAGIVNYETVCSKRPYVVVAILLFAALLTPPDIISQLLLGAPTYLLFETGLLAARRFKNRN
- a CDS encoding DUF4405 domain-containing protein gives rise to the protein MPISAKIRMMLDIAMTVATFVLMGGNYFFESTAVHEILGVVLLVLWAVHITLNRRFFLSLFKGRYNAFRILQAVVNCGILLCAIFLMVSGIMLSNHVFAFLGIESGASFARTAHLLASHWYYVFMSLHIGLHVSLIANRLGLAGAFKSKTALTATRVVAILVAGYGIYAFAIRGLWKYMFLQQPFFFFDAERGYALFFADYIAIVVLFAVAVHYTAKLTK
- a CDS encoding flavodoxin family protein, whose protein sequence is MKVVLFNGSRREKGCTYTALSLVAGELKAAGIETEIFFVGGRVLKGETDAVVHEAKEILKTADAVVYGSPVYYASPSGEMLMFLDRLYGIAEAELLFKPAATVASARRAGTSATLDALNKYPAFAQQPMVASRYWNMVHGSSPEDVLKDEEGVQIMKELGRNMAWILKSIEAGKKAGVEQPVAEKKIFTNFIR